A genomic segment from Nematostella vectensis chromosome 6, jaNemVect1.1, whole genome shotgun sequence encodes:
- the LOC116603440 gene encoding interferon-induced protein 44-like isoform X1 — protein MGNPFWSSWASLVGASSKEPAKELRFLVLGPVGSGKSKFIENILSTLCGWVEQKAVSLLQHTGSLNSAYCDYNFVTLNGTEVWKITDTMGIHQSKGRGIFDLWNLIDSHRSQFEKDSDEERHINNLPNCVGIVISAPSVQSMTCAIWVKMSILVDATLSKGIPVVVILTKIDQVCASVGNLPCNIFNDPTLQDLARKVNQWIPQVPFSRILPITNEKNEGENMLTLLALKKIRCLSENNVKDVQTRVECLKVPHPSYSNSTILKVLVFLLLVLVVILVALNSGLIKSRLVVHDDAVVWFAKFSQTFSFVCGYMPDQLTNGLEYELTADEEYL, from the exons ATGGGAAACCCTTTTTGGTCCTCCTGGGCCTCTCTTGTAGGGGCCTCTTCTAAGGAGCCAGCAAAAGAGTTACGTTTCCTAGTGCTAGGCCCTGTAGGCAGCGGTAAATCTAAGTTCATTGAAAATATCCTATCGACCCTGTGTGGATGGGTAGAACAAAAAGCTGTATCTTTGCTACAACATACTGGCTCTTTGAACTCTGCG TACTGTGATTATAATTTCGTTACATTAAACGGCACCGAAGTATGGAAAATTACGGATACCATGGGAATCCATCAATCTAAAGGCCGTGGCATCTTCGACTTATGGAATCTCATCGACAGCCATCGATCG CAGTTCGAAAAAGATAGTGATGAAGAAAGACATATCAATAATTTGCCGAACTGCGTGGGGATTGTAATAAGTGCACCGAGTGTGCAGTCCATGACCTGCGCCATATGGGTTAAAATGAGTATCCTTGTGGACGCGACATTATCTAAAG GTATTCCTGTTGTAGTGATTCTGACAAAAATCGACCAAGTCTGTGCTTCCGTGGGAAACCTCCCTTGCAACATATTCAACGATCCAACATTACAGGACCTCGCTCGTAAAGTCAACCAATGGATTCCTCAAGTGCCATTCAGCCGGATTCTACCAATCACAAACGAGAAAAACGAGGGGGAAAACATGCTGACGCTCCTCGCTTTAAAGAAAATCCGTTGCCTTTCTGAGAACAACGTAAAGGATGTTCAAACTAGAGTAGAGTGTCTAAAAGTTCCTCACCCTTCATATAGCAATTCCACAATTCTTAAAGTCCTAGTTTTTCTGCTGTTAGTTTTAGTTGTTATTTTAGTGGCATTGAATTCAGGTTTGATCAAAAGTCGATTGGTCGTGCATGATGATGCTGTTGTATGGTTCGCGAAATTTTCGCAGACATTCTCATTTGTGTGTGGCTACATGCCGGATCAACTTACAAACGGGCTAGAGTATGAGCTTACAGCGGACGAAGAATACTTATAA
- the LOC116603440 gene encoding interferon-induced protein 44-like isoform X2 — protein MGNPFWSSWASLVGASSKEPAKELRFLVLGPVGSGKSKFIENILSTLCGWVEQKAVSLLQHTGSLNSAYCDYNFVTLNGTEVWKITDTMGIHQSKGRGIFDLWNLIDSHRSFEKDSDEERHINNLPNCVGIVISAPSVQSMTCAIWVKMSILVDATLSKGIPVVVILTKIDQVCASVGNLPCNIFNDPTLQDLARKVNQWIPQVPFSRILPITNEKNEGENMLTLLALKKIRCLSENNVKDVQTRVECLKVPHPSYSNSTILKVLVFLLLVLVVILVALNSGLIKSRLVVHDDAVVWFAKFSQTFSFVCGYMPDQLTNGLEYELTADEEYL, from the exons ATGGGAAACCCTTTTTGGTCCTCCTGGGCCTCTCTTGTAGGGGCCTCTTCTAAGGAGCCAGCAAAAGAGTTACGTTTCCTAGTGCTAGGCCCTGTAGGCAGCGGTAAATCTAAGTTCATTGAAAATATCCTATCGACCCTGTGTGGATGGGTAGAACAAAAAGCTGTATCTTTGCTACAACATACTGGCTCTTTGAACTCTGCG TACTGTGATTATAATTTCGTTACATTAAACGGCACCGAAGTATGGAAAATTACGGATACCATGGGAATCCATCAATCTAAAGGCCGTGGCATCTTCGACTTATGGAATCTCATCGACAGCCATCGATCG TTCGAAAAAGATAGTGATGAAGAAAGACATATCAATAATTTGCCGAACTGCGTGGGGATTGTAATAAGTGCACCGAGTGTGCAGTCCATGACCTGCGCCATATGGGTTAAAATGAGTATCCTTGTGGACGCGACATTATCTAAAG GTATTCCTGTTGTAGTGATTCTGACAAAAATCGACCAAGTCTGTGCTTCCGTGGGAAACCTCCCTTGCAACATATTCAACGATCCAACATTACAGGACCTCGCTCGTAAAGTCAACCAATGGATTCCTCAAGTGCCATTCAGCCGGATTCTACCAATCACAAACGAGAAAAACGAGGGGGAAAACATGCTGACGCTCCTCGCTTTAAAGAAAATCCGTTGCCTTTCTGAGAACAACGTAAAGGATGTTCAAACTAGAGTAGAGTGTCTAAAAGTTCCTCACCCTTCATATAGCAATTCCACAATTCTTAAAGTCCTAGTTTTTCTGCTGTTAGTTTTAGTTGTTATTTTAGTGGCATTGAATTCAGGTTTGATCAAAAGTCGATTGGTCGTGCATGATGATGCTGTTGTATGGTTCGCGAAATTTTCGCAGACATTCTCATTTGTGTGTGGCTACATGCCGGATCAACTTACAAACGGGCTAGAGTATGAGCTTACAGCGGACGAAGAATACTTATAA